The Vitis vinifera cultivar Pinot Noir 40024 chromosome 8, ASM3070453v1 genome segment AGTAAGAGAACAATAAAGAGAATGATAGAATAGGACCCAtgactttcattttttattcaaccaCTCCTTATTAGAGGATAACAAAGAGAATGATGAAATAGAagctatgatttttatttttcattcaaacgcCCCTTATTATGAGTAATAACTAATAAGCATCCTAAGAACGTATTCCTGACTTGAGGGTAGATGTTACTTGTGGTGGAGGTGGTGCATTTGAACTTCCATGGGAGGGCCCGGATGGAGGAATAGGGACTCCTTTAGGTAGCATTCCGTATCTGAGAGCtaacctcttgcaaatgagTGAGGTGGAGGTGGCGTTTCTGAACCTCTATGGGATGGCCCTGATGGAGGAATAGGATCTCCCTTGGGGAGCATTCCAAACCTAAAAACAGATGCTCTTGCAAATGGTTGTGGTGGAGGTGGTGGATCTGAAGTTCTTTGGGATGGCCCGGATGGAGGAATAGGGTCTCCTTTAGGTAGCATTCCGAATCTGAGAGTAGGACCTCTTGCGAATGAGTGAGGTGGAGGTGGCGTTTCTGAACCTCTATGGGATGGCCCTGATGGAGGAATAGGATCTCCCTTGGGGAGCATTCCAAACCTAAAAACAGATGCTCTTGCAAATGGTTGTGGTGGAGGTGGTGGATCTGAAGTTCTTTGGGATGGCCCGGATGGAGGAATCGGGACTCCTTTAGGTAGCATTCCGAATCTGAGAGTAGGACCTCTTGCAAATGAGTGAGGTGGAGGAGGCGTTTCCGAACCTCTATGGGATGGCCCTGATGGAGGAATAGGGTCTCCCTTGGGTAGCATCACAAAATTCATTGCATGTCTTTGGGCATTAGCAAGACCCAAAACACAACCCAAAACTAGCAAAACCATAAGCCTCCTCCCTAATCCACCTCTATGCTCCATGTTGTTCTTTTGCATTTTGGATCTTCTCTATTACCCTTTACATAGAACAAAGCACTCCTCGAAAAGGAAATTCTACAAATTCATAACCTattacattttaataaaataatataacgAATATAGatatttatcaataataataagaaaaaatagattttgactcacttatttgaaaaaatatatataaatttcaacttttataaatcaattttattttcatcaatttaaaaatattttttaaaatatatgcattttttcataaattaataattatatcttCAAATACcattttacttgataatattaaatagaattacaaaaaattaatttatcattttaatttgataaaagtatattacaaataaatatataacaaattttgtattatataatataacatacaaattattttggaaaacttCTCCAAATCCtctaatg includes the following:
- the LOC104880083 gene encoding uncharacterized protein LOC104880083; translation: MEHRGGLGRRLMVLLVLGCVLGLANAQRHAMNFVMLPKGDPIPPSGPSHRGSETPPPPHSFARGPTLRFGMLPKGVPIPPSGPSQRTSDPPPPPQPFARASVFRFGMLPKGDPIPPSGPSHRGSETPPPPHSFARGPTLRFGMLPKGDPIPPSGPSQRTSDPPPPPQPFARASVFRFGMLPKGDPIPPSGPSHRGSETPPPPHSFARG